The DNA region ATTTACTCAATGTGCATATTAGTCCTTATGAGCAAGGAAATATCTTTAATCACGATCCTTTGCGCACAAGAAAACTATTATTGCATAAAAAGCAAATCGCGAAATTGACGACGGAAACGAAAAACACAGGAATCACAATCATTCCATTGAAAGTTTACATTCGAAACGGCTATGCGAAAGTCCTGATCGGACTTGCTAAAGGGAAAAAGCAATATGACAAACGAGAAGACTTAAAACGCAAAGAAATCAATCGGGAAATCGATCGTACATTAAAAAATAATTTGCGATAAATGATTAAATTTTTTGTTGTTTTTTGATAGAAAAAGTGCTTTTAAGTGGTTATTTTATTCTTTTTCGCATATTTCATTTCTTTGCTTTATCTTATGCGGAAAATTTGATAGAGTGTAAGGGCACTGATGAGTTTTCATCGTTTTTTCAGTAACTCGTCTTCATGCCGTCAGATACCATTAGGACCCTATTCTTTTAATCTTTTGTCAGATCAAAAGAAGTGTCTTATTTTCATAGATTTTTTTTGATATTATTCATTGATGGTGGTATGATACGTGTGATTAAAAAAGAGAAGCAAAAAACGCTTCTTATAAGTTTGTTGGAAAAGAGGTGAAATAAGTTGGAAGAGAAGACACTACTCTTCAAAATTGGGCCGATTTGGTTTGATGGCACCATTTGTTTAATGGTACTGTTGACATGTGTTATTGTCTTTGGGATCGTTTATTTCTGCACAAGAAATCTTCAAATGAAACCAAAAGGCAAGCAAAATGTGATTGAGTATCTCATTGATTTTGTTCGGGGGATCATTA from Enterococcus sp. 9D6_DIV0238 includes:
- the smpB gene encoding SsrA-binding protein SmpB, translating into MPKGEGKLIAQNRKARHDYTVVDTMEAGMVLQGTEIKSIRNSRINLKDGFVRIRNGEAYLLNVHISPYEQGNIFNHDPLRTRKLLLHKKQIAKLTTETKNTGITIIPLKVYIRNGYAKVLIGLAKGKKQYDKREDLKRKEINREIDRTLKNNLR